The Corythoichthys intestinalis isolate RoL2023-P3 chromosome 1, ASM3026506v1, whole genome shotgun sequence genome has a segment encoding these proteins:
- the LOC130915430 gene encoding gastrula zinc finger protein XlCGF57.1-like isoform X3 — MRQITTDWWPTQSQTSSQRVEMRRKNPGHDEQLKQKKMKSPANVTVEDLHPEKHNPVHVKQEEESDMPWIKQEAEPENPGIKEEKQEIEILKFPMGVCVKSEKDKGRSEESGAANPLSDSSFQHLTTKGEQTDGLLAPLLDSDDITSHSSDFNTNEEEDDLDQNASKSLDKSSFKRDAKEGAVGKAFTCTLSGKRFSRKSNLERHKPSHTREKPFVCTCCGKRFTQKGTLVSHTRYHIGEKPFACTLCDKKFFRKANFNIHTRTHTGEKPFACTLCGKRFIAKGCLKKHTRTHTEEKPYACTLCNKKYFAKPNLNIHTRTHTGEKPFACTLCGKRFIEKGSLKKHTRTHTEEKPFACTFCGKRFTHEGDFNKHTSTHTGEKPYACTLCGKRFTKQGNLNIHTRTHTGEKPFTCSLCGKRFTKKGNLNIHTRTHTGDRPFACTFCGKRFTHKGDLNKHTSTHTGEKPYACTLCDKKYSTKAKLNIHTRTHTGEKPFACTLCDKRFSAKEKLNIHTRTHTGEKHFTCTLCDKRFSQKTYLKIHKRSHTGEKPFACSLCGKRFAQKGNLVRHARSHTE; from the coding sequence AGTCCCGCAAACGTCACTGTAGAAGATCTTCACCCTGAGAAGCACAATCCCGTCCACGTTAAACAGGAGGAGGAGTCCGACATGCCGTGGatcaaacaggaggcggagCCAGAGAATCCTGGtattaaagaagaaaaacaggaaATTGAAATCCTCAAGTTTCCAATGGGTGTCTGTGTGAAGAGCGAAAAAGACAAAGGACGAAGCGAAGAGAGCGGAGCAGCGAACCCTTTGAGCGACAGCTCATTTCAGCACCTGACAACAAAAGGAGAGCAAACGGACGGCCTCTTAGCTCCGCTTTTGGACAGCGATGACATAACGTCACATTCTTCTGACTTTAATACTAATGAGGAGGAGGATGACTTGgaccaaaatgcttcaaaatcttTAGACAAGTCATCATTTAAAAGAGACGCAAAAGAAGGCGCAGTTGGGAAAGCTTTCACCTGCACACTTTCTGGTAAAAGATTTTCTCGGAAATCTAATTTAGAAAGACATAAACCCAGTCATActagagagaagccttttgtgtGCACGTGTTGTGGTAAACGATTCACTCAGAAGGGAACTTTAGTATCGCACACAAGATACCACATTGGAGAGAAGCcctttgcctgcacactttgtgataaaaaattCTTTCGGAAGGCAAATTTTaacattcacacaagaacacacactggagagaagccttttgcctgcacactttgtggtaaaagattcatcgCGAAGGGCTGTTTGAagaaacacacaagaacacacactgaagagaagccttatgcctgcacactttgtaatAAAAAATACTTTGCGAAACCAAatttaaacattcacacaagaacacatactggagagaagccttttgcctgtacACTTTGTGGTAAGAGATTCATAGAGAAgggtagtttaaagaaacacacaagaacacacactgaagagaagccttttgcctgcacattttgtggtaaaagattcacccatgagggagatttcaacaaacacacaagtacacacaccggagagaagccttatgcctgtacactttgtggtaaaagattcaccaagcagggaaatttaaacattcacacaagaacacacactggagagaagccttttacctgttcactttgtggtaaaagattcaccaagaagggaaatttaaacattcacacaagaacacacactggagataggccttttgcctgcacattttgtggtaaaagattcactcatAAGGGagatttaaacaaacacacaagcacacacaccggagagaagccttatgcctgcacactttgtgataaaaaatactCCACGAAGGCTAAATTAAACATTCATACAAGAACAcatactggagagaagccttttgcctgcacactttgtgataaaagattcTCCGCGAAGGAAAAAttaaacattcacacaagaacacatacTGGAGAGAAACATTTTacctgcacactttgcgataaaagattttctcagaagacttatttaaaaatacataagcgctcacacactggagaaaagccttttgcatgctcactttgtggtaaaCGATTTGCTCAGAAAGGAAATTTAGTAAGGCACGCAAGAAGCCACACTGAGTAA
- the LOC130915430 gene encoding gastrula zinc finger protein XlCGF57.1-like isoform X1, which translates to MQGVVHVTSGNILFAVLELRSHVSAGEAPCLPWERCDDRPHLQFSRLSPANVTVEDLHPEKHNPVHVKQEEESDMPWIKQEAEPENPGIKEEKQEIEILKFPMGVCVKSEKDKGRSEESGAANPLSDSSFQHLTTKGEQTDGLLAPLLDSDDITSHSSDFNTNEEEDDLDQNASKSLDKSSFKRDAKEGAVGKAFTCTLSGKRFSRKSNLERHKPSHTREKPFVCTCCGKRFTQKGTLVSHTRYHIGEKPFACTLCDKKFFRKANFNIHTRTHTGEKPFACTLCGKRFIAKGCLKKHTRTHTEEKPYACTLCNKKYFAKPNLNIHTRTHTGEKPFACTLCGKRFIEKGSLKKHTRTHTEEKPFACTFCGKRFTHEGDFNKHTSTHTGEKPYACTLCGKRFTKQGNLNIHTRTHTGEKPFTCSLCGKRFTKKGNLNIHTRTHTGDRPFACTFCGKRFTHKGDLNKHTSTHTGEKPYACTLCDKKYSTKAKLNIHTRTHTGEKPFACTLCDKRFSAKEKLNIHTRTHTGEKHFTCTLCDKRFSQKTYLKIHKRSHTGEKPFACSLCGKRFAQKGNLVRHARSHTE; encoded by the coding sequence AGTCCCGCAAACGTCACTGTAGAAGATCTTCACCCTGAGAAGCACAATCCCGTCCACGTTAAACAGGAGGAGGAGTCCGACATGCCGTGGatcaaacaggaggcggagCCAGAGAATCCTGGtattaaagaagaaaaacaggaaATTGAAATCCTCAAGTTTCCAATGGGTGTCTGTGTGAAGAGCGAAAAAGACAAAGGACGAAGCGAAGAGAGCGGAGCAGCGAACCCTTTGAGCGACAGCTCATTTCAGCACCTGACAACAAAAGGAGAGCAAACGGACGGCCTCTTAGCTCCGCTTTTGGACAGCGATGACATAACGTCACATTCTTCTGACTTTAATACTAATGAGGAGGAGGATGACTTGgaccaaaatgcttcaaaatcttTAGACAAGTCATCATTTAAAAGAGACGCAAAAGAAGGCGCAGTTGGGAAAGCTTTCACCTGCACACTTTCTGGTAAAAGATTTTCTCGGAAATCTAATTTAGAAAGACATAAACCCAGTCATActagagagaagccttttgtgtGCACGTGTTGTGGTAAACGATTCACTCAGAAGGGAACTTTAGTATCGCACACAAGATACCACATTGGAGAGAAGCcctttgcctgcacactttgtgataaaaaattCTTTCGGAAGGCAAATTTTaacattcacacaagaacacacactggagagaagccttttgcctgcacactttgtggtaaaagattcatcgCGAAGGGCTGTTTGAagaaacacacaagaacacacactgaagagaagccttatgcctgcacactttgtaatAAAAAATACTTTGCGAAACCAAatttaaacattcacacaagaacacatactggagagaagccttttgcctgtacACTTTGTGGTAAGAGATTCATAGAGAAgggtagtttaaagaaacacacaagaacacacactgaagagaagccttttgcctgcacattttgtggtaaaagattcacccatgagggagatttcaacaaacacacaagtacacacaccggagagaagccttatgcctgtacactttgtggtaaaagattcaccaagcagggaaatttaaacattcacacaagaacacacactggagagaagccttttacctgttcactttgtggtaaaagattcaccaagaagggaaatttaaacattcacacaagaacacacactggagataggccttttgcctgcacattttgtggtaaaagattcactcatAAGGGagatttaaacaaacacacaagcacacacaccggagagaagccttatgcctgcacactttgtgataaaaaatactCCACGAAGGCTAAATTAAACATTCATACAAGAACAcatactggagagaagccttttgcctgcacactttgtgataaaagattcTCCGCGAAGGAAAAAttaaacattcacacaagaacacatacTGGAGAGAAACATTTTacctgcacactttgcgataaaagattttctcagaagacttatttaaaaatacataagcgctcacacactggagaaaagccttttgcatgctcactttgtggtaaaCGATTTGCTCAGAAAGGAAATTTAGTAAGGCACGCAAGAAGCCACACTGAGTAA
- the LOC130915430 gene encoding gastrula zinc finger protein XlCGF57.1-like isoform X2 gives MKSCAPFLPGLTQRPTVFSSSHVSAGEAPCLPWERCDDRPHLQFSRLSPANVTVEDLHPEKHNPVHVKQEEESDMPWIKQEAEPENPGIKEEKQEIEILKFPMGVCVKSEKDKGRSEESGAANPLSDSSFQHLTTKGEQTDGLLAPLLDSDDITSHSSDFNTNEEEDDLDQNASKSLDKSSFKRDAKEGAVGKAFTCTLSGKRFSRKSNLERHKPSHTREKPFVCTCCGKRFTQKGTLVSHTRYHIGEKPFACTLCDKKFFRKANFNIHTRTHTGEKPFACTLCGKRFIAKGCLKKHTRTHTEEKPYACTLCNKKYFAKPNLNIHTRTHTGEKPFACTLCGKRFIEKGSLKKHTRTHTEEKPFACTFCGKRFTHEGDFNKHTSTHTGEKPYACTLCGKRFTKQGNLNIHTRTHTGEKPFTCSLCGKRFTKKGNLNIHTRTHTGDRPFACTFCGKRFTHKGDLNKHTSTHTGEKPYACTLCDKKYSTKAKLNIHTRTHTGEKPFACTLCDKRFSAKEKLNIHTRTHTGEKHFTCTLCDKRFSQKTYLKIHKRSHTGEKPFACSLCGKRFAQKGNLVRHARSHTE, from the coding sequence AGTCCCGCAAACGTCACTGTAGAAGATCTTCACCCTGAGAAGCACAATCCCGTCCACGTTAAACAGGAGGAGGAGTCCGACATGCCGTGGatcaaacaggaggcggagCCAGAGAATCCTGGtattaaagaagaaaaacaggaaATTGAAATCCTCAAGTTTCCAATGGGTGTCTGTGTGAAGAGCGAAAAAGACAAAGGACGAAGCGAAGAGAGCGGAGCAGCGAACCCTTTGAGCGACAGCTCATTTCAGCACCTGACAACAAAAGGAGAGCAAACGGACGGCCTCTTAGCTCCGCTTTTGGACAGCGATGACATAACGTCACATTCTTCTGACTTTAATACTAATGAGGAGGAGGATGACTTGgaccaaaatgcttcaaaatcttTAGACAAGTCATCATTTAAAAGAGACGCAAAAGAAGGCGCAGTTGGGAAAGCTTTCACCTGCACACTTTCTGGTAAAAGATTTTCTCGGAAATCTAATTTAGAAAGACATAAACCCAGTCATActagagagaagccttttgtgtGCACGTGTTGTGGTAAACGATTCACTCAGAAGGGAACTTTAGTATCGCACACAAGATACCACATTGGAGAGAAGCcctttgcctgcacactttgtgataaaaaattCTTTCGGAAGGCAAATTTTaacattcacacaagaacacacactggagagaagccttttgcctgcacactttgtggtaaaagattcatcgCGAAGGGCTGTTTGAagaaacacacaagaacacacactgaagagaagccttatgcctgcacactttgtaatAAAAAATACTTTGCGAAACCAAatttaaacattcacacaagaacacatactggagagaagccttttgcctgtacACTTTGTGGTAAGAGATTCATAGAGAAgggtagtttaaagaaacacacaagaacacacactgaagagaagccttttgcctgcacattttgtggtaaaagattcacccatgagggagatttcaacaaacacacaagtacacacaccggagagaagccttatgcctgtacactttgtggtaaaagattcaccaagcagggaaatttaaacattcacacaagaacacacactggagagaagccttttacctgttcactttgtggtaaaagattcaccaagaagggaaatttaaacattcacacaagaacacacactggagataggccttttgcctgcacattttgtggtaaaagattcactcatAAGGGagatttaaacaaacacacaagcacacacaccggagagaagccttatgcctgcacactttgtgataaaaaatactCCACGAAGGCTAAATTAAACATTCATACAAGAACAcatactggagagaagccttttgcctgcacactttgtgataaaagattcTCCGCGAAGGAAAAAttaaacattcacacaagaacacatacTGGAGAGAAACATTTTacctgcacactttgcgataaaagattttctcagaagacttatttaaaaatacataagcgctcacacactggagaaaagccttttgcatgctcactttgtggtaaaCGATTTGCTCAGAAAGGAAATTTAGTAAGGCACGCAAGAAGCCACACTGAGTAA
- the LOC130915430 gene encoding gastrula zinc finger protein XlCGF57.1-like isoform X4, producing MPWIKQEAEPENPGIKEEKQEIEILKFPMGVCVKSEKDKGRSEESGAANPLSDSSFQHLTTKGEQTDGLLAPLLDSDDITSHSSDFNTNEEEDDLDQNASKSLDKSSFKRDAKEGAVGKAFTCTLSGKRFSRKSNLERHKPSHTREKPFVCTCCGKRFTQKGTLVSHTRYHIGEKPFACTLCDKKFFRKANFNIHTRTHTGEKPFACTLCGKRFIAKGCLKKHTRTHTEEKPYACTLCNKKYFAKPNLNIHTRTHTGEKPFACTLCGKRFIEKGSLKKHTRTHTEEKPFACTFCGKRFTHEGDFNKHTSTHTGEKPYACTLCGKRFTKQGNLNIHTRTHTGEKPFTCSLCGKRFTKKGNLNIHTRTHTGDRPFACTFCGKRFTHKGDLNKHTSTHTGEKPYACTLCDKKYSTKAKLNIHTRTHTGEKPFACTLCDKRFSAKEKLNIHTRTHTGEKHFTCTLCDKRFSQKTYLKIHKRSHTGEKPFACSLCGKRFAQKGNLVRHARSHTE from the coding sequence ATGCCGTGGatcaaacaggaggcggagCCAGAGAATCCTGGtattaaagaagaaaaacaggaaATTGAAATCCTCAAGTTTCCAATGGGTGTCTGTGTGAAGAGCGAAAAAGACAAAGGACGAAGCGAAGAGAGCGGAGCAGCGAACCCTTTGAGCGACAGCTCATTTCAGCACCTGACAACAAAAGGAGAGCAAACGGACGGCCTCTTAGCTCCGCTTTTGGACAGCGATGACATAACGTCACATTCTTCTGACTTTAATACTAATGAGGAGGAGGATGACTTGgaccaaaatgcttcaaaatcttTAGACAAGTCATCATTTAAAAGAGACGCAAAAGAAGGCGCAGTTGGGAAAGCTTTCACCTGCACACTTTCTGGTAAAAGATTTTCTCGGAAATCTAATTTAGAAAGACATAAACCCAGTCATActagagagaagccttttgtgtGCACGTGTTGTGGTAAACGATTCACTCAGAAGGGAACTTTAGTATCGCACACAAGATACCACATTGGAGAGAAGCcctttgcctgcacactttgtgataaaaaattCTTTCGGAAGGCAAATTTTaacattcacacaagaacacacactggagagaagccttttgcctgcacactttgtggtaaaagattcatcgCGAAGGGCTGTTTGAagaaacacacaagaacacacactgaagagaagccttatgcctgcacactttgtaatAAAAAATACTTTGCGAAACCAAatttaaacattcacacaagaacacatactggagagaagccttttgcctgtacACTTTGTGGTAAGAGATTCATAGAGAAgggtagtttaaagaaacacacaagaacacacactgaagagaagccttttgcctgcacattttgtggtaaaagattcacccatgagggagatttcaacaaacacacaagtacacacaccggagagaagccttatgcctgtacactttgtggtaaaagattcaccaagcagggaaatttaaacattcacacaagaacacacactggagagaagccttttacctgttcactttgtggtaaaagattcaccaagaagggaaatttaaacattcacacaagaacacacactggagataggccttttgcctgcacattttgtggtaaaagattcactcatAAGGGagatttaaacaaacacacaagcacacacaccggagagaagccttatgcctgcacactttgtgataaaaaatactCCACGAAGGCTAAATTAAACATTCATACAAGAACAcatactggagagaagccttttgcctgcacactttgtgataaaagattcTCCGCGAAGGAAAAAttaaacattcacacaagaacacatacTGGAGAGAAACATTTTacctgcacactttgcgataaaagattttctcagaagacttatttaaaaatacataagcgctcacacactggagaaaagccttttgcatgctcactttgtggtaaaCGATTTGCTCAGAAAGGAAATTTAGTAAGGCACGCAAGAAGCCACACTGAGTAA